The Suricata suricatta isolate VVHF042 chromosome 4, meerkat_22Aug2017_6uvM2_HiC, whole genome shotgun sequence genome includes a region encoding these proteins:
- the ATRAID gene encoding all-trans retinoic acid-induced differentiation factor isoform X1 — MLQARCCLNQKGIILGLDLQNCSLKDPGPNFPQAHTAVIIDLQANPLKDDLANIFHGFTQLQTLILPQDVSCPGGINAWDTVTFYINNQTCHGQRNLCNSTGDQEMCPENGSCVPDGPGLLQCVCADGFHGYKCMRQGSFSLLMFFGILGSTTLSISILLWGTQRRKAKAS, encoded by the exons ACTGGATCTCCAGAACTGTTCTCTGAAGGACCCTGGTCCAAATTTTCCTCAGGCACATACTGCTGTTATCAT AGACCTGCAAGCAAACCCCCTCAAGGATGACTTGGCCAACATTTTCCATGGCTTTACCCAGCTCCAGACTCT GATACTGCCACAAGATGTCAGCTGTCCTGGAGGTATTAATGCCTGGGATACTGTCACCTTTTATATAAACAACCAAACCTGTCACGGACAAAGGAACCTTTGCAACAGCACAGGGGACCAAG AAATGTGTCCTGAGAATGGATCCTGTGTACCTGATGGCCCAGGTCTCTTGCAATgtgtctgtgctgacggcttccATGGCTACAAATGTATGCGCCAG GGCTCCTTCTCACTGCTTATGTTCTTCGGTATTCTGGGATCCACTACGTTGTCCATCTCCATTCTGCTTTGGGGGACCCAACGCCGAAAAGCCAAGGCTTCGTGA